ACCGGCGTCTCGGCGCTCTTCTCGTCCGCCGAGCAGCCGGTGGCGAGCCCCATGGCCAGAAATGCCGTCAGCAGGATGCGCAGTGTCTTCATGTCGCCTTCCAGCACGGGGCGGGCGGCCGGCCGCCCGCCCCGTCAGAGTCTCGGATGCCGGTCAGGCGATGCCGTAGTACCAGCTGCTGTTGCAGGAGAAGTAGTCGCCCGTGCCCGACTCGCCCACGCACGCCTTGTAGTAGACGTACGCGCCTTCGGTGAAGTCGTAGTTGAAGTCGCCCGAGTCGCCGTTGCCGCTCGTCACCCAGTTCGTGGTGTTCACCCCGTCGTACGGGACGTACGACCAGCCGACCGCGGAGTGGCCGTCGGCCTCGGTGTCCTTGACCCAGATGTGGTCGCCGTACGACTTGAACCAGACGAGGGAGCCGCCGGTCGGGTTGTAGACGGCGCCGCCGTCCGTGCCGGCCGACGCGATTCCCGCGCCGCCGAGGGTGAGAACCGCCGCGCCCGCCAGAGCGAGGGCGAATCTCTTGCTTCTGCTGAGAGACATTTCTTGGGTTCCGTTCCTTTTCGTGCGATCCAATGGTGCATGAAGGGAAACGGAGGGGCAGGGATAAGCACCGCCTTGGCCTCGTCGGAGCACCCCCCCAGTCGGTGGCGGAACCTCATCCCCTTGAGGAACCTCCACCTTGGCGCCTCGGCGATCGTATGGGCTGCTTCCGGCCAAGAGCAAGGTGAATTCAAAAGAAACGTGAGGGGTACGAGTTCTTATTCGTTCTCTGAGGGGAACCAATCCTTTCGCTTTTCGTCTGCTGTGTGTCCGGGGAATCTGATCAATTAAAACGAGCCAGTTGGCCGGAAAGTGCGGTGGCGGGGGCCTGTGTCGGTCCGCCTCGGCAGGGGTTGCGGAAACGACGGTGCCCCGTCCGGAGGACTCCGGACGGGGCACCGTCGTACACGTACTCGCCAGGCGGCGGGCGGCTGGTTACAGGCCGAGCTCGACCTCGAACTCGCCCGCCTCCAGGATCGCCTTGACGGCCGTCAGGTAACGGGCCGCGTCGGCGCCGTCGACCAGACGGTGGTCGTAGGACAGGGTCAGGTACGTCATGTCGCGTACGCCGATGACCGTGCCCTCCTCCGTCTCGATGACCGCCGGGCGCTTGACCGTCGCGCCGATGCCCAGGATCGCCACCTGGTTCGGCGGCACGATGATCGTGTCGAAGAGCGCGCCGCGCGAGCCGGTGTTGGAGATCGTGAAGGTCGCGCCGGACAGCTCGTCCGGGGTGATCTTGTTGGCCCGGACCTTGCCCGCGAGCTCGGCCGTGGCCTTGGAGATACCGGCGATGTTGAGGTCGCCCGCGTGCTTGATGACCGGGGTCATCAGGCCCTTCTCGGAGTCCACCGCGATACCGATGCTCTCGGTGTCGAAGTAGGTGATCGTGCCCTCGGCCTCGTTGATCCGGGCGTTGATGACCGGGTAGGCCTTCAGCGCCTGGGCCGCCGCCTTCACGAAGAACGGCATCGGGGAGAGCTTGACGCCCTCACGGGCCGCGAAGGAGTCCTTCGCCTGCGCGCGGAGCTTCATCAGCCGGGTGATGTCGACCTCGACGACCGAGGACAGCTGCGCCTGCTCGCGCAGCGCCTTGACCATGTTGTCGCCGATGACCTTGCGGATGCGGGTCATCTTGACCGTCTGGCCACGCAGCGGCGAGACCTCCAGGACGGGGGTCTTGCGCGCCGCGGAGGCGGCCGGGGCGGCGGCGGCAGCGGCGGGCGCCGGAGCGGCAGCGGCGGCCTTCGCGGCCTCGGCGGCGGCCAGGACGTCCTGCTTGCGGATGCGACCGCCGACACCGGTGCCCTTGACGGAGCCCAGGTCGACGCCGTTCTCGGCGGCGAGCTTGCGCACCAGCGGGGTGACGTAGGCGCCGTCGTCACGGGAGCCGGCGGCAGAGCCCGCGGCAGGCACGGCAGCCGCAGGTGCGGCCGGGGCGGCCGGCGCGGGCGCCGGGGGAGCGACCGGAGCCGCGGCCTCGACCGGAGCCGGCGCGGGGGTCGGAGCCACGGGGGCCGGGGGCGCGACGGGCGCGGCCGGGGCCACCGGAGCGGGCGCCGGGGCAGCGGCGGCGGGCGCCGGAGCCGGGGCGGCCGGGGCCGGAGCCGGGGCGGCCGGGGCCGGAGCAGCCGCCGGAGCGGCACCGGCAGCGCCGATCACGGCCAGCTTGGCGCCGACCTCGGCGGTCTCGTCCTCGCCGACCACGATCTCCAGAAGCACACCGGAGACGGGCGAGGGGATCTCGGTGTCGACCTTGTCGGTCGACACCTCAAGCAGCGGCTCGTCGGCCTCGACGCTGTCGCCGACCGACTTCAGCCAGCGGGTGACGGTGCCCTCGGTGACGCTCTCACCGAGCGCCGGGAGGGTGACGTCGGTGCCACTGGCGCCACCGGCAGGGGCGGCGGGGGCCGCCACGGGAGCCGGGGCCGCGGGGGCGGGGGCGGCCGGAGCCTCGGCCACGGGGGCCGGGGCGGCGGCAGCCGGAGCCGCGACGGGCTCGGCGGCCGGGGCCGGGGCGGCAGCGGGGGCGCCGCTGCCGTCGTCGATGAGGGCCAGCTCGGCGCCGACCTCAACGGTCTCGTCCTCGGCCACCTTGATGGAGGCGAGGATGCCGGAGACGGGCGAGGGGATCTCGGTGTCGACCTTGTCGGTCGACACCTCCAGCAGCGGCTCGTCGGCCTCGACGCGCTCGCCCTCGGCCTTCAGCCAGCGGGTGACAGTGCCCTCGGTGACGCTCTCACCGAGCGCCGGAAGGGTTACGGAAACCGCCATGGTTTCGGTTGCTCCTTACGAATTGCGGAAGTCTGTGTCGTCGTCCGTCGACCGAGGGATCAGTCGTGGGCGTGCAGCGGCTTGCCGGCCAGGGCCAGGTGGGCCTCGCCGAGCGCCTCGCTCTGCGTCGGGTGGGCGTGGATGAGCTGCGCGACCTCGGCGGGCAGCGCCTCCCAGTTGTAGATCAGCTGGGCTTCGCCGACCTGCTCGCCCATGCGGTCGCCGACCATGTGGACGCCGACCACGGCACCGTCCTTGACCTGGACGAGCTTGATCTCGCCCGCGGTCTTGAGGATCTTGCTCTTGCCGTTGCCCGCGAGGCTGTACTTCAGAGCGACGACCTTGTCCGCACCGTAGATCTCCTTGGCCTTGGCCTCGGTGATGCCCACGGAGGCGACCTCGGGGTGGCAGTACGTCACCCGGGGCACGCCGTCGTAGTCGATCGGAACGGCCTTGAGACCGGCCAGACGCTCCGCCACCAGGATGCCCTCGGCGAAGCCGACGTGCGCGAGCTGGAGCGTCGGGACCAGGTCACCGACGGCGGAGACGGTCGGGACGTTCGTCCGCATGTACTCGTCGACCAGGACGTAGCCGCGGTCCATCGCGACGCCCTGCTCCTCGTAGCCGAGACCGGCCGAGACCGGGCCGCGGCCGACGGCGACGAGCAGCACCTCGGCCTCGAACTCCTTGCCGTCGGCAAGGGTGACCTTGACGCCGTTCGCGGTGTACTCGGCCTTCGAGAAGAAGGTGCCCAGGTTGAACTTGATGCCGCGCTTGCGGAACGCGCGCTCAAGAAGCTTGGAGGAGTTCTCGTCCTCAAGGGGGGCCAGGTGCTTGAGGCCCTCGATGATCGTGACGTCCGTACCGAAGGACTTCCACGCGGACGCGAACTCGACGCCGATGACGCCGCCGCCGAGGACGATCGCCGACTGCGGCACCCGGTCCAGGACGAGGGCGTGGTCCGAGGAGATGATCCGGTTGCCGTCGATCTCCAGGCCCGGCAGCGACTTCGGCACGGAGCCGGTCGCCAGCAGGACGTGGCGGCCCTGGATCCGCTGCCCGTTCACGTCGACGGAGGTGGGGGAGGAGAGCCGTCCCTCACCCTCGATGTAGGTGACCTTGCGGGAGGCGACGAGGCCCTGGAGTCCCTTGTACAGGCCGGCGATGACGTCGTCCTTGTACTTGTGGACCGCCGGGACGTCGATGCCCTCGAAGGTGGCCTTCACGCCGAACTGCTCGCTCTCGCGGGCCTGGTCGGCGATCTCGCCCGCGTGGAGCAGGGCCTTGGTGGGGATGCATCCCCGGTGCAGGCAGGTGCCGCCGACCTTGTCCTTCTCGATCAGGGCGACGTCAAGCCCCAGCTGGGCCCCGCGCAGGGCCGCGGCGTAACCGCCACTGCCACCGCCGAGGATCACTAGGTCGAAAACGGTGCTGGCGTCGTTCGCCACGTCACGTCCTCCATGCATTGCGCCGTACGCCGGTCGTCAATGACCGGGCGGCGGCTGGTGTCCGGCCGTCTTTCTTCGGCCCTGTGGTGGGGGCCCTATCCTGCCGAGCCCCATCTTCGCACTTGTCGGGCGTGGACGAGACGCCGGGTGACTGTGAGAGACGCCCCACCCGGCAGGGGTGCGGGGCTGTACGGGATTTGCGGCTACCGCCGCGCGGGCGCGACCAGCCGCACACGACCCGCACCCGCAATACGACGCGCAGGACCGAGCCGACAGGCGTGACGGGACCTCGGCACTACCCGCACGCGAGGTCCCGTCACCAAAAGCACCTTCAGCCCAGATCGCCGACAGCGGTCAGCTCGGCCAGCCGGACAAGTGTCCGTACGGCCGTCCCGGTGCCGCCCTTGGGCGTGTACCCGAACGGCCCGCCCTCGTTGAACGCCGGTCCCGCGATGTCGAGGTGCGCCCAGGTGATCCCCTCACCCACGAACTCCCTCAGGAACAGGCCGGCGACCAGCCCGCCGCCGTACCGCTCGCCCATGTTCGCGATGTCGGCGGTGGGGGACTCCATCCCCTTCTTCAGGTGGTCCGGCAGCGGCATCGGCCACGCCGGCTCCCCGACCTCCTCGGCGGCCTCGTGCACCGCGGAGCGGAACGCGTCGTCGTTCGCCATGATCCCGTACGTCCGGTTGCCCAGCGCCAGCATCATCGCGCCGGTCAGGGTCGCCACGTCGACGATCGCGTCCGGCTTCTCCGCCGACGCGGCCCACAGGGCGTCCGCGAGGACGAGACGGCCCTCGGCGTCGGTGTTGAGGACCTCGACGGTCTTGCCGCTGTACATGCGCAGCACGTCACCGGGACGGGTGGCGGAACCGGACGGCATGTTCTCGGCGAGCGCCAGCCAGCCGGTGACGTTGACCTGGAGGCCGAGCCGTGCGGCGGCGACGACCGCGGCGAAGACCGCCGCCGCACCGCTCATGTCGCACTTCATCGTCTCGTTGTGCCCGGCGGGCTTGAGCGAGATGCCGCCCGAGTCGTAGGTGATGCCCTTGCCCACGAAGGCGAGGTGCTTGCTCGCCGCCTCGTGCGTGTACGTCAGCTTCACCAGCCGGGGACCGGAGGCGGAGCCGGCGCCGACACCGAGGATGCCGCCGTAGCCGCCCTTCTCCAGCGCCTTCACGTCGAGCACCTGCACCTTGATGCCGTGCTCCTCGGCCGCGGTCTGCGCGACGGCGGCGAAGGCCTCCGGGTTGAGATCGTTCGGCGGGGTGTTGATCAGGTCGCGGGCGCGGTTGAGCTCCTCGGACACCGCGGTGGCGCGGGCGACGGCGGCCTTGTACGCGGCGTCGCGGGGCTTGCCGCCGAGCAGGGTGACCTCGGCGAGGGGCGCCTTGCCGTTCTTGGTGTCCTTGCCGATCTCTTTGTACGCGTCGAAGGTGTACGCCCCGAGCAGCGCGCCCTCGCCGATCGCGCCGGCGTCGGCGGCGTCCTCGATCGGCAGGGCGAAGGCGGCCTTCTTCGCGCCGGCGAGGGTACGGGCGGCCACACCGGCGGCCCGGCGCAGCGACTCGGCGCCGAAGGCCTCGTCCTCCTCGGGCAGCGCGCCCAGGCCCACGGCCACGACGACGGGTGCCTTGAAGCCGGCCGGGGCGGGCAGCTTGGTCACCTCGCCCTCGGCACCCGAGGCGCCGAGAGTCCCCAGGACGTCGGCGAGCTTGCCGTCGTACGCCTTGTCCACGGCCTCGGCGCCCGGTGCGACGACGGGGCCCTTGCCGCCCTTGGCGACACCGACGACGATCGCGTCGGCCCGAAGGCCGGGCGCCGCGGCGGTGCTGAGAGTGAGAGCAGTCACGGTGGTGAAATCTCGCTTCCGTCTGAAAACTTCTGTGGCCGAGTGGAATGGGTCGGCCAGGCCCGACAAGAGACCCTAAGTCCGGCCCTGGGGGCCGGTCCGTACCAGGGTCGGTACACCCGGCACGAGCCTACGCTCGGTGGCCGGGTTCGCTCATTCCTGCGAGCGTTCACCTGGCCGGGGCCTCATGGTCAATTCCCACCCCTCACTTCCGGTGACCTGAGTCACACTCGTCAAGTTCTGGTAAGCGGTTCTGTCACTGCTTATGCATCATTTCCACGGATCCCCTCGGAATTGACCACCGAGGTGGACTGGTTGGGGGAGGGGCGAACATGGCGCAGATAGCGCCCGGACGGAAATTTTCCCGAGACGCGGCCGCTTTGCTGACGGCTGCCGGACTGCTGGCACTGGGGCTGGGAGCGCCCGGCGCGGCAGCCGCCGCGGAGCCGCGCGTCGACCTGAGGGTCCTCGTCGTGGACAACGGCGACAGCCCGGTCGACGCCATCACGGCCGAACTCGCGGACACGGGCATCCCGTACACGACCGTCGACCTGAACGACGCGAACCGCCCGACGATCGACACCGCGTTCCTGAGCGACACGGTGAACGGCACCCCCCGGGCCAGGTTCCAGGGCGTGGTGCTGCCCAACGAGGCCCCGTTCGGGACGGGTTCCGCCGAGCAGACCGCCCTGGAGGCCTACGAGACGACGTACGGCATCCCGCAGGTCGACGCCTACACCTGGGCGCACCCGGAGGTCGGCCTCGACTACAGCTCCTACTCCGGCACCCTCGACGGGCAGGCCGCCGCGGTCACCGACGCGGGCCGGGCGGGGTACTTCGGCTATCTCGACGGCCCGCTCACGTTCGAGGACAACTCGGCCTCCGTGCAGGAGAGTTACGGCTTCGTCGCCACACCTCGGGCGGGCTTCACCAGCTACGTCGACACCGCGGTGCCCGGCGGGGCCGGCCGCGGCAGCCTGATCGGCGAGTACACGCACGACGGGCGCCGCGAACTCGTCGTGACCTTCGCCTACAACGCGTACCAGCAGCAGTTCCGGGTACTGGCCCGGGGCATCGTGGAGTGGCTGACCCAGGGAATCCACCTCGGGCAGAGCCGGAACTCCTTCTCCGTGCACGTCGACGACGTCTTCGCGCCCGACAGCCGCTGGGACACCGAACGCAACTGCACGCCCGGCGACTTCGACTGCGTGGGCGGCGACGGCGAGGGCGCCACCCCGATCCGGATGACGGCGGCCGACGCGGTCCACGCGGCCCAGTGGCAGCAGAGCAGCGGCTTCACGCTCGACATGGTCTACAACGCCGGTTCCGGGGAGGAGTGGAAGAGCGAGAACGGCGGCACGGACGCCCTCGCCGACCAGCTCCTCGCCGACAGGGCCAAGTACCGCTGGGTGAACCACACCTACACCCACCAGTACCTGGGCTGTGTGCAGGACACCTCCACCGTGCCCTGGAGCTGCGCGAGGAACGCGGACGGCTCCACCCGGTACATGAGCCGCGCCGACATCTCGGCGGAGATCGCGAGCAACTACAACTGGGGCCTCACGCACGGTCTTTCCACCGAGCGCGGAGAGCTGGTGACCGGTGAGCACTCGGGCCTCAAGACGCTGCCGCAGCAGCCCGACGACAACCCGAACCTCGCGGGCGCCCTCGCCGACAACGGCATCCGGTGGACCGCTTCCGACAACTCCCGCGAGCCGCAGCAGCGTTCGGCGGGAAGCAGCACACTGACCGTGCCGCGCTATCCGATGAACGTGTACTACAACACGGGCACGAAGGCCGAGATGGCCGACGAGTACAACTGGATCTACGCCTCGGCGGCCGACGGCGGCAGCGGCATCTGCGAGAACAACCCCACGTCCACCTGCCTCGACGAGCCGCTGGACACCGCCACCGGCTATCTGTCGTACATCGTCCCGCAGGAGGCCCGCACCGCACTCGGGCACGCCATCTCGGGCGACCCGCGTCCGCACTACGCGCACCAGTCCAACCTGGCCGAGGACCGCACCCTGTACCCGGTGCTGGACAAGGTCCTCGCCGACTACCGGGCACTGTTCGCCGACAACACCCCGCTGGAGAACCCCCGCCAGAGCGCCATCGGCACCGAACTCCAGCGCCGCGCCGCATGGAAGGCCGCTGTCGCCAACGGCACGGTCACGGCGTACCGCGTCGGCAGGACGGTCACGGTCACCGCCCCGTCCGGCATCCAGATCCCGGTCACCGCCCCGACGGGCACCACCAAGGAACTCCTGCTGGGTACCACGGCATTCGGCACGCCCTACGCGGGCAGGCGATCGGCCTGGACCACACCGGACCTACTGCAGTCCGCGCTGAAGCTCAACCTGCCGTAGAGCAGCGCCCTGAAGGGCAGCGCCCCCGAAGGGGCGCGGGGAACTGCGTGACCCGCCACGACGCACCCGCGGTCGGCATCGGTCCGCAGTTCCCCCACGGAATCCGTATCAGGGGAGAGCAACGCAGTGCTCCGCACAGGCCGTCACGTCACCATGCTCACCGAAGGCACCTACCCGCACGTCCACGGAGGGGTAAGCACCTGGTGCGACCAGCTCGTCAAGGGCATGCCGGAGGTCGACTTCCACATAGTCTCGCTCACCGGCAGCGGTCGCGAACCCGTCGCCTGGGAGCTGCCGCCCAACGTCTACCGGCACACCTCCGTGCCGACCTGGGGACCGCGACCCGGTCGCGCGAGAGCGCCGCTGGGCCGGTCCCGCCGCCGATTCATCGACTCCTACGAGCGTTTCCTGCTGTCCTTCCTGGACCCGGCGGCGCCCTGCGACTTCGGTGAGGCCCTCTACGAACTCGCCGAACTCGCCCGCGACGGACGCCTGTCGGCGGCCCTGCGCACCGAGTCGGCGCTGCGCTCGCTGATCTGGATATGGACGATGCCGCATCTGCCGACGGCCGACGCGCGCCCGACGGTTCACGACGCCCTGACGGCAACCGACCTGCTGGAGCACGCGCTTCGGCCGCTGGGCACCCGCATCCCCGAGGACTCGGTGGCCCACGCGGTCAGCAGCGGTCTCGCCACCCTGCCCGCGCTCGCCGCGCACAAGCTGGACGGTGTGCCGTTCCTCCTCACCGAGCACGGCATCTATCTGCGCGAGCGCTACCTCGGCTACCGCAGCGGTGAACAGCGCTGGCCCGTCAAGGCGTTCATGCTCGGCTTCTACCGCGAGCTGAACTCCCTCGGCTACCGCGAGGCCGACCTCATCACCCCCTGCAACCAGTACAACCGCCGCTGGGAGGAGCGCGGCGGCGCCGACAGCGACAAGATCCGCACGGTCTACAACGGCGTCGACCCGCACGCCTTCCCGCACGCCGGTCCCGAGCCCGAGGTCCCCACCCTCACCTGGTGCGGACGCGTCGACCCCATCAAGGACCTGGAGACACTGCTCCACGCCTACGCCATGGTCCGTGCCGAACTCCCGGAAACCAGACTGCGGTTGTTCGGCCCGGTACCGGCGGGCGGCGAGGCCTACCGGACCCGCCTGGAGAAGCTCGCCGCCGAACTCGGCGTCACCGACGGACTGACCTTCGAGGGCCGTATCACCGAGGTCTGGCGCGCCTACGCGGCCGGTCACATCGTCATGCTGTCGTCCATCTCCGAAGGCTTCCCGTTCTCCATCATCGAGGCGATGTCCTGCGGCCGTACGACGGTCTCGACGGACGTCGGCGGAGTGAGCGAGGCCGTCGGCGACACCGGCCTCGTGGTCCCGCCGCGCGAACCGGAGAAGATGGCCGCCGCCGCACTGACCCTGCTCCGGGACGACGAACGGCGCCTGAAACTGGGCCAGTTGGCCCGTCAGCGAGTGATCGACCGCTTCACGCTCCGCCGTTCCGTGGACGCCTTCCGGACGATCTACCAGGAACTCGCGGGCCGGCCCGAGGTGTACGAACCCACCCTGGAGACCGTCGCCGACTGGACCCTCGAACTGCGCGACCCCTGGTACGAAGCCGTCGCGACGGAAGGAGCCGGCTGGTGAGCGGAAGCATCTGGATGCCGCCCGGAGCGGGCCCCGGCACGCTCCCCGCCATTCCCCGCCAGCGCATCGCCCCCAGCTGGGCGGAGCCCGACCCCGTGGACCAACTCGCGGCCCGGCTCGACGACTTCATAGCCGCCGCCGTCCACCCGGACGAGATAGCCGCCCTCCTGGAGTCCGACGGCCTGTCGGACGACCAGATACGCGAGCGGTACGGCGTCAAGAACTCCTTCGCGCTCGCCGAGGAGTTGTACGAACGGGTCGAGCGCCGCTGTCCCGAACCCGAGGGCCCGGCCCACGACCCTTGGCGGACAAGCCTGTTGGGCTGCCTCCTGAGAGGCGTCGTCTTCGCCCTCCCCGGCCTCGGATACGTCCTCGGGGCCCCGTTCCTGGCCGGCCCGCGTGACGGCTTCGGCCTCCCGGCCGGCACGATCCCGCTCCTCGCCGGCGCCCTGGTCGGCTGGACCTGGAACCAGGGCCTGGCCCACCGCGCGTACTCCTGGCTCAGCCTGGGCGACCGACCGGCGGCTCGCCGCTCCCTCCTGCTCGGCGCCCCCGTCGGGGCACTTCTCGGCTCCCTGGTGGCCCTCGTCGCCATCGG
The DNA window shown above is from Streptomyces sp. NBC_01451 and carries:
- the sucB gene encoding 2-oxoglutarate dehydrogenase, E2 component, dihydrolipoamide succinyltransferase, which produces MAVSVTLPALGESVTEGTVTRWLKAEGERVEADEPLLEVSTDKVDTEIPSPVSGILASIKVAEDETVEVGAELALIDDGSGAPAAAPAPAAEPVAAPAAAAPAPVAEAPAAPAPAAPAPVAAPAAPAGGASGTDVTLPALGESVTEGTVTRWLKSVGDSVEADEPLLEVSTDKVDTEIPSPVSGVLLEIVVGEDETAEVGAKLAVIGAAGAAPAAAPAPAAPAPAPAAPAPAPAAAAPAPAPVAPAAPVAPPAPVAPTPAPAPVEAAAPVAPPAPAPAAPAAPAAAVPAAGSAAGSRDDGAYVTPLVRKLAAENGVDLGSVKGTGVGGRIRKQDVLAAAEAAKAAAAAPAPAAAAAAPAASAARKTPVLEVSPLRGQTVKMTRIRKVIGDNMVKALREQAQLSSVVEVDITRLMKLRAQAKDSFAAREGVKLSPMPFFVKAAAQALKAYPVINARINEAEGTITYFDTESIGIAVDSEKGLMTPVIKHAGDLNIAGISKATAELAGKVRANKITPDELSGATFTISNTGSRGALFDTIIVPPNQVAILGIGATVKRPAVIETEEGTVIGVRDMTYLTLSYDHRLVDGADAARYLTAVKAILEAGEFEVELGL
- the lpdA gene encoding dihydrolipoyl dehydrogenase, with product MANDASTVFDLVILGGGSGGYAAALRGAQLGLDVALIEKDKVGGTCLHRGCIPTKALLHAGEIADQARESEQFGVKATFEGIDVPAVHKYKDDVIAGLYKGLQGLVASRKVTYIEGEGRLSSPTSVDVNGQRIQGRHVLLATGSVPKSLPGLEIDGNRIISSDHALVLDRVPQSAIVLGGGVIGVEFASAWKSFGTDVTIIEGLKHLAPLEDENSSKLLERAFRKRGIKFNLGTFFSKAEYTANGVKVTLADGKEFEAEVLLVAVGRGPVSAGLGYEEQGVAMDRGYVLVDEYMRTNVPTVSAVGDLVPTLQLAHVGFAEGILVAERLAGLKAVPIDYDGVPRVTYCHPEVASVGITEAKAKEIYGADKVVALKYSLAGNGKSKILKTAGEIKLVQVKDGAVVGVHMVGDRMGEQVGEAQLIYNWEALPAEVAQLIHAHPTQSEALGEAHLALAGKPLHAHD
- a CDS encoding leucyl aminopeptidase, whose protein sequence is MTALTLSTAAAPGLRADAIVVGVAKGGKGPVVAPGAEAVDKAYDGKLADVLGTLGASGAEGEVTKLPAPAGFKAPVVVAVGLGALPEEDEAFGAESLRRAAGVAARTLAGAKKAAFALPIEDAADAGAIGEGALLGAYTFDAYKEIGKDTKNGKAPLAEVTLLGGKPRDAAYKAAVARATAVSEELNRARDLINTPPNDLNPEAFAAVAQTAAEEHGIKVQVLDVKALEKGGYGGILGVGAGSASGPRLVKLTYTHEAASKHLAFVGKGITYDSGGISLKPAGHNETMKCDMSGAAAVFAAVVAAARLGLQVNVTGWLALAENMPSGSATRPGDVLRMYSGKTVEVLNTDAEGRLVLADALWAASAEKPDAIVDVATLTGAMMLALGNRTYGIMANDDAFRSAVHEAAEEVGEPAWPMPLPDHLKKGMESPTADIANMGERYGGGLVAGLFLREFVGEGITWAHLDIAGPAFNEGGPFGYTPKGGTGTAVRTLVRLAELTAVGDLG
- the pelF gene encoding GT4 family glycosyltransferase PelF, which translates into the protein MLRTGRHVTMLTEGTYPHVHGGVSTWCDQLVKGMPEVDFHIVSLTGSGREPVAWELPPNVYRHTSVPTWGPRPGRARAPLGRSRRRFIDSYERFLLSFLDPAAPCDFGEALYELAELARDGRLSAALRTESALRSLIWIWTMPHLPTADARPTVHDALTATDLLEHALRPLGTRIPEDSVAHAVSSGLATLPALAAHKLDGVPFLLTEHGIYLRERYLGYRSGEQRWPVKAFMLGFYRELNSLGYREADLITPCNQYNRRWEERGGADSDKIRTVYNGVDPHAFPHAGPEPEVPTLTWCGRVDPIKDLETLLHAYAMVRAELPETRLRLFGPVPAGGEAYRTRLEKLAAELGVTDGLTFEGRITEVWRAYAAGHIVMLSSISEGFPFSIIEAMSCGRTTVSTDVGGVSEAVGDTGLVVPPREPEKMAAAALTLLRDDERRLKLGQLARQRVIDRFTLRRSVDAFRTIYQELAGRPEVYEPTLETVADWTLELRDPWYEAVATEGAGW